The following proteins are encoded in a genomic region of Pikeienuella piscinae:
- a CDS encoding dimethyl sulfoxide reductase anchor subunit family protein, with protein MHPAPSIILFTTASGLGFGIMALMGVGLGPEGAVAGPLTALIALALVAGGLMASAFHLGNPQRALLAFTQWRSSWLSREGCVSSVAMALFFVYAAHWALTGAPLHALGWLSSALAVLAVICTAMIYAQLKTVPRWSNALTAPMFLGAALAGGVISISLAEVLAGETPPLGLGFALLAASAAVHFYRRASRGITLESAGSSPESATGLGALGRVRLLEAPHSQPNYLMKEMVFAVGRKHAEKLGLVSGVGGLFAPLFLFILCRDPSAYGLPAVFGPIGLSLALMLHIGGALVSRWLFFAEAEHVVGLYYGRR; from the coding sequence ATGCATCCCGCGCCATCGATCATACTCTTCACCACAGCCTCTGGGCTGGGCTTCGGCATCATGGCGCTCATGGGCGTCGGACTGGGCCCGGAAGGGGCGGTCGCGGGGCCGCTTACGGCGCTGATCGCGCTGGCGCTCGTCGCCGGCGGGCTCATGGCCTCGGCCTTTCATCTCGGCAATCCGCAGCGCGCGCTCCTTGCGTTCACGCAATGGCGCTCGAGTTGGCTGAGCCGCGAGGGATGTGTCTCCAGCGTGGCGATGGCGCTGTTCTTTGTTTACGCCGCGCACTGGGCGCTGACCGGCGCGCCGCTGCACGCGCTCGGGTGGCTCTCATCCGCGCTGGCGGTTCTTGCGGTGATCTGCACGGCGATGATCTACGCCCAGCTCAAGACGGTGCCGCGCTGGTCGAATGCACTCACTGCGCCGATGTTCCTCGGGGCGGCGCTCGCCGGCGGCGTCATCTCGATCTCGCTGGCGGAGGTCCTGGCAGGTGAAACGCCGCCGCTCGGCTTGGGTTTCGCGCTCCTGGCCGCCAGCGCCGCAGTTCATTTTTACCGCCGCGCGTCGCGCGGGATCACGCTCGAGAGCGCGGGATCCAGTCCGGAAAGCGCCACCGGCCTCGGCGCCCTCGGCCGGGTCAGGCTGCTTGAGGCGCCGCACAGCCAGCCGAATTACCTGATGAAGGAAATGGTTTTCGCTGTCGGGCGGAAGCACGCCGAGAAACTGGGACTGGTTTCGGGGGTTGGCGGGCTGTTCGCGCCGCTTTTTCTCTTCATCCTCTGCCGTGATCCGTCGGCCTACGGGCTGCCGGCCGTGTTCGGGCCGATCGGCCTCTCGCTTGCGCTCATGCTTCATATCGGCGGGGCGCTGGTTTCGCGCTGGCTGTTTTTCGCCGAAGCCGAGCATGTCGTGGGTCTTTACTACGGCCGGCGTTGA
- a CDS encoding 4Fe-4S dicluster domain-containing protein has translation MTDLPACGDVKLGLVIDLDTCVGCHACVVSCKEWNTGGYGAPLSEQNPYGAGTIGTFLNRIHTFELKGESGPAQVTHFPKSCLHCEDAPCVTVCPTGASYKRVEDGIVLVNEDACIGCGLCAWACPYGAREMDAAAGVMKKCTLCVDRIYNENIPEVDRVPSCVRTCPAGARHFGDLGDAESDVSKLVAARGGFDLMPEQGTKPVNKYLPPRPKADRAEEPFNLASLAEPEAKGFLGWLDRALERL, from the coding sequence ATGACCGATCTGCCCGCCTGCGGCGACGTGAAACTGGGGCTGGTGATCGATCTCGACACGTGCGTCGGCTGCCACGCCTGCGTCGTCAGTTGCAAGGAATGGAATACCGGCGGCTACGGCGCGCCATTGTCCGAGCAGAACCCCTACGGCGCGGGGACGATCGGAACCTTCCTCAACCGCATCCATACATTCGAGTTGAAAGGCGAGAGCGGGCCGGCTCAGGTCACGCATTTCCCGAAGTCCTGTCTCCATTGCGAGGACGCGCCCTGCGTCACCGTTTGCCCGACGGGCGCGTCCTACAAGCGCGTCGAGGACGGGATCGTGCTGGTGAACGAGGACGCCTGCATCGGCTGCGGGCTCTGCGCCTGGGCCTGCCCCTACGGCGCGCGGGAAATGGACGCTGCGGCTGGGGTGATGAAGAAATGCACGCTTTGCGTCGACCGCATCTATAACGAGAACATCCCCGAGGTGGATCGCGTGCCGTCATGCGTGCGCACCTGCCCAGCCGGGGCGCGGCATTTCGGCGATCTCGGCGATGCGGAGAGCGACGTCTCGAAACTGGTCGCCGCGCGCGGCGGGTTCGATCTGATGCCGGAGCAGGGGACGAAGCCAGTGAACAAGTATCTGCCGCCGCGCCCGAAGGCGGACCGCGCCGAAGAGCCGTTCAATCTCGCGTCGCTGGCCGAACCGGAAGCGAAAGGCTTCCTCGGCTGGCTCGATCGCGCGCTGGAGCGTCTCTGA
- a CDS encoding molybdopterin oxidoreductase family protein: MCACRCGIDVHIRTGADGAPKVRYIEGNRDHPVNRGVLCAKGSAGIMQHYSPARLRKPLKRVGERGAGEFEEIEWEEALDLAAAWLGPVRERDPKKLAFFTGRDQSQSFTGWWAQQFGTPNYAAHGGFCSVNMAAAGIYTMGGAFWEFGEPDWEKTRLFMIFGVAEDHDSNPIKMGLGRLKARGAKVIGVNPIRSGYNAIADEWVGITPGTDGLFILALVQELLKAGKVDLDYLIRYTNAPFLVNRDPESAEFGLFIRSENGKPQIWDRVAGRAVDHDAPGVKPAMKGDFATPNGGRATPVFELLARKYLASDYAPEAVAEKCGISAETIRRIAAELAHAAFEEEIVLDQPWTDWKGERHETMIGRPVSFHAMRGISAHSNGFQTCRALHLLQILLGSVEVPGGMRFKPPYPKPYEAHPAPHHKSTPGEALDGPHLGYPRGPEDLALEPDGTAKRIDKAFTWEHPLSAHGLMHMVISNAHAGDPYGIDVLFMYMANMSWNSSMNSGAVMDMLRAKREDGEYVIPKIIYSDAYSSEMVAFADLVLPDTTYLERHDCISLLDRPICEADAAADSIRWPVVEPDRDVRGFQSALIDLGVKLKLPGLVNPDGTRKFKDYADYMVNHQRRPGVGPLAGWRNEDGSGDGRGEPNPRQIERYIENGGFWISHIPDEAKYFKPWNAAYQDWAVEKGLFDKPQPYVFNLYLEPLRKFQLAAEGKGERQPPDHLRGQIRATYDPLPIWYQPFEEASVEAGNYPLHALTQRPMAMYHSWGSQNAWLRQIHGMNPLYVSGDVWREHGFEDGDWALLTSVHGEIRVPVALMEALNPKTVWTWNAIGKRKGAWALKPDAPEATKGFLLNHLINELLPPKGDGMRWANSDPITGQAAWYDLRVRIRKADPAEHSEPAIPAQVSPVGEGPDEIAYGKEWT; encoded by the coding sequence ATGTGCGCCTGTCGCTGCGGCATCGACGTGCATATCAGGACGGGTGCGGATGGCGCGCCGAAGGTCCGTTATATCGAGGGCAATCGCGATCATCCGGTCAATCGGGGCGTTCTCTGCGCCAAGGGCTCGGCAGGGATCATGCAGCATTACTCGCCCGCTCGGCTGCGCAAGCCGCTGAAGCGGGTCGGCGAGCGCGGCGCGGGCGAGTTCGAGGAGATCGAATGGGAGGAGGCGCTGGATCTCGCGGCCGCATGGCTGGGGCCGGTGCGTGAGCGCGACCCGAAAAAGCTCGCCTTCTTCACCGGGCGCGACCAGAGCCAGAGCTTCACCGGCTGGTGGGCGCAGCAGTTCGGAACGCCGAATTACGCCGCGCACGGCGGATTCTGCTCGGTCAACATGGCGGCCGCCGGCATCTACACGATGGGCGGCGCGTTCTGGGAGTTCGGCGAGCCGGACTGGGAGAAGACTCGGCTCTTCATGATCTTCGGCGTCGCCGAGGACCACGATTCGAACCCGATCAAGATGGGCCTTGGCCGTCTCAAGGCGCGCGGCGCGAAAGTGATCGGGGTGAACCCGATCCGGTCCGGCTACAACGCCATCGCGGATGAATGGGTCGGAATCACGCCGGGGACGGACGGGCTCTTCATCCTCGCGCTGGTTCAGGAATTGCTGAAGGCGGGCAAGGTCGATCTCGACTACCTGATCCGCTACACGAACGCGCCGTTCCTCGTGAACCGCGACCCGGAATCGGCCGAATTCGGCCTCTTTATCCGCAGCGAGAACGGCAAGCCGCAAATCTGGGACAGGGTCGCGGGGCGGGCGGTCGATCATGACGCGCCGGGCGTGAAGCCGGCGATGAAGGGCGATTTTGCGACCCCGAACGGCGGACGGGCGACGCCTGTTTTCGAACTTCTGGCGCGCAAATACCTGGCAAGCGACTATGCGCCCGAAGCGGTGGCGGAGAAATGCGGGATCAGCGCGGAGACGATCCGGCGGATCGCCGCCGAACTGGCGCATGCCGCTTTCGAGGAGGAGATCGTCCTCGATCAGCCCTGGACCGACTGGAAGGGCGAGCGTCACGAGACGATGATCGGGCGTCCCGTCTCCTTTCATGCGATGCGCGGAATCAGCGCGCATTCGAACGGCTTCCAGACCTGCCGGGCGCTGCATCTGCTGCAAATCTTGCTCGGTTCGGTCGAGGTTCCGGGCGGGATGCGCTTCAAGCCGCCATATCCCAAACCATATGAGGCGCACCCGGCTCCGCATCACAAGTCGACGCCGGGCGAGGCGCTGGACGGCCCGCATCTGGGCTATCCGCGCGGGCCGGAGGATCTGGCGCTGGAGCCGGACGGAACGGCGAAGCGGATCGACAAGGCCTTCACCTGGGAGCATCCGCTTTCGGCCCACGGGCTGATGCACATGGTGATCTCCAACGCCCATGCCGGCGACCCCTACGGGATCGACGTCCTGTTCATGTACATGGCGAACATGAGCTGGAACTCGTCGATGAACAGCGGCGCGGTGATGGACATGCTGCGCGCGAAACGCGAGGATGGCGAATACGTCATCCCGAAGATCATCTATTCTGACGCCTATTCGTCGGAAATGGTGGCGTTCGCGGATCTGGTGCTGCCGGACACGACCTATCTGGAGCGCCACGACTGCATCAGCCTTCTGGATCGGCCGATCTGCGAGGCGGACGCGGCGGCGGACAGCATCCGCTGGCCGGTCGTGGAGCCGGACCGCGACGTGCGCGGGTTCCAGTCGGCGCTGATCGACCTTGGAGTGAAGTTGAAGCTGCCGGGGTTGGTGAACCCGGACGGGACGCGGAAATTCAAGGACTACGCCGACTACATGGTCAACCATCAGCGGCGCCCGGGCGTCGGGCCGCTCGCGGGATGGCGGAACGAGGATGGCTCCGGCGACGGGCGGGGTGAGCCGAACCCGAGGCAGATCGAGCGTTATATCGAGAACGGCGGCTTCTGGATCAGCCACATCCCGGACGAGGCGAAATACTTCAAGCCGTGGAACGCCGCCTATCAGGACTGGGCGGTGGAGAAGGGGCTCTTCGACAAACCGCAGCCCTATGTCTTCAACCTCTATCTGGAGCCTCTGCGGAAATTTCAGCTTGCGGCCGAAGGCAAGGGCGAGCGTCAGCCGCCGGACCATCTGCGCGGGCAGATACGCGCGACCTACGATCCCCTGCCGATCTGGTATCAACCCTTCGAGGAGGCCTCGGTGGAGGCGGGGAATTATCCGCTTCACGCGCTGACACAGCGGCCGATGGCGATGTATCACTCATGGGGTTCGCAGAATGCGTGGCTGCGGCAGATTCACGGGATGAATCCGCTCTATGTCTCCGGCGACGTCTGGCGCGAACACGGGTTCGAGGATGGCGACTGGGCGTTGCTGACCTCGGTCCATGGCGAGATCAGGGTTCCGGTGGCCCTGATGGAGGCGCTGAATCCGAAGACGGTCTGGACCTGGAACGCCATAGGCAAACGCAAGGGGGCCTGGGCGCTGAAGCCGGATGCGCCGGAGGCGACCAAAGGCTTTCTGCTGAACCATCTCATCAACGAGCTTCTGCCGCCGAAGGGCGACGGGATGCGCTGGGCGAATTCCGATCCGATCACCGGGCAGGCGGCCTGGTACGATCTGAGGGTTCGGATCAGAAAGGCGGATCCGGCCGAGCATTCCGAGCCGGCGATCCCGGCCCAGGTCTCTCCGGTCGGCGAAGGGCCTGACGAGATCGCTTACGGAAAGGAGTGGACATGA